From the Quercus lobata isolate SW786 chromosome 6, ValleyOak3.0 Primary Assembly, whole genome shotgun sequence genome, one window contains:
- the LOC115995414 gene encoding pentatricopeptide repeat-containing protein At5g44230: MVTLSRKFSITAIPNPSKLLQRHPQSTTTTHIFIPFSQLQQRKLFESHLISVLHGCTHLTQIKQVHAHILRKGLDQCCYVLTKLIRMLTKLDVPVHSYPRLVFHQVKYPNPFLWTALIRGYATQGPFSESVVLYNRMRSEGTGPVSFTFSALFKACGAVLDVGLGRQVHAQTILIGGFASDLYVGNTMIDMYVKCGFLECARKVFDEMSERDVVSWTELIVAYAKSGDMDSARELFSGLPVKDMVAWTAMVTGYAQNGRPREALDCFQRMQDSGVKTDEVTIVGVISACALLGVAKYANWVQDVAARYGFGPTENVVVGSALIDMYSKCGSVEEAYNIFEGMKERNVFSYSSMIVGFAMHGRAHAAMQLFHEMLKTEIRPNKVTFIGVLTACSHAGLVEQGRQLFATMEKCFGVAPSADHYACMVDLLGRAGRLEDALELIETMPMEPHGGVWGALLGACRIYGNPDIAQIAANHLFELEPNGIGNYILLSNIYASARRWDDVSRLRILMREKGFKKNPGCSWVESKEGVVHEFFAGDMNHPQSSEIKWALADLLDRLTAKGYQPNLGSVTYDLSDDEKKRILMNHSEKLALAYGLLSSDAGCTIKIMKNLRICEDCHAFMCSASQVMGREIVVRDNMRFHHFSDGACSCGNYW, translated from the coding sequence ATGGTCACTCTCTCCCGCAAATTCTCCATCACAGCTATTCCCAATCCCAGCAAGCTTTTGCAACGACACCCACAAAGTACTACTACTACTCATATCTTCATACCTTTCTCTCAGCTTCAGCAACGAAAGCTTTTCGAGTCACACCTCATCTCTGTTCTCCATGGCTGTACCCACCTCACTCAAATCAAACAAGTCCACGCCCATATCCTCCGTAAGGGTCTCGACCAATGCTGCTACGTTCTCACTAAGCTTATACGTATGCTTACTAAACTCGATGTCCCAGTTCACTCTTACCCTCGTCTTGTATTTCATCAGGTTAAGTACCCAAACCCATTTCTCTGGACTGCACTCATTCGTGGTTACGCTACTCAAGGACCCTTTTCGGAGTCAGTTGTGTTGTATAATCGTATGAGAAGTGAAGGTACTGGGCCAGTGTCTTTTACATTTTCAGCGCTTTTTAAAGCTTGTGGTGCTGTTCTGGATGTGGGTTTGGGGCGTCAGGTTCATGCCCAGACGATTTTGATTGGTGGGTTTGCTTCTGATTTGTATGTTGGTAATACTATGATTGATATGTATGTGAAATGCGGGTTTTTGGAGTGTGCACGCaaggtgtttgatgaaatgtcTGAGAGGGATGTGGTTTCTTGGACTGAGTTGATTGTTGCGTATGCTAAGAGTGGGGATATGGATTCTGCGAGGGAATTGTTTAGTGGATTGCCCGTGAAGGATATGGTGGCGTGGACTGCAATGGTCACAGGGTATGCTCAGAATGGTAGGCCGAGGGAGGCTTTGGATTGCTTTCAGAGAATGCAGGATTCGGGTGTGAAGACAGATGAGGTTACAATTGTTGGTGTCATTTCGGCTTGTGCACTACTGGGTGTGGCTAAGTATGCGAACTGGGTTCAGGATGTTGCTGCGAGATATGGATTTGGGCCGACTGAGAATGTTGTTGTGGGATCTGCGTTGATAGATATGTACTCAAAGTGTGGGAGTGTGGAGGAGgcttataatatttttgaagGAATGAAGGAAAGGAATGTGTTTTCTTATAGTTCAATGATTGTGGGGTTTGCCATGCATGGTCGTGCGCATGCAGCAATGCAATTGTTTCATGAGATGTTGAAGACTGAGATAAGACCCAACAAGGTCACTTTTATTGGGGTGCTTACAGCATGCAGCCATGCGGGTTTGGTGGAACAAGGTCGGCAATTATTTGCAACCATGGAAAAATGTTTTGGTGTTGCTCCATCAGCAGATCACTATGCTTGCATGGTTGATCTCCTTGGTCGTGCTGGACGCTTGGAAGATGcacttgaacttattgaaacaaTGCCGATGGAGCCCCATGGAGGCGTGTGGGGAGCACTGCTTGGAGCTTGTCGCATTTATGGGAATCCTGACATTGCTCAGATTGCTGCTAACCATCTATTTGAACTAGAACCCAATGGTATTGGAAACTATATTTTGCTATCTAATATATATGCATCGGCAAGAAGGTGGGATGATGTTTCAAGGCTGAGAATCTTGATGAGAGAAAAGGGTTTTAAAAAGAATCCTGGATGTAGCTGGGTTGAATCAAAAGAAGGGGTAGTTCATGAGTTTTTTGCAGGTGATATGAACCATCCACAATCCAGTGAGATAAAGTGGGCATTGGCAGATCTTCTGGACAGATTGACGGCTAAAGGGTACCAGCCAAACCTAGGGTCTGTCACTTATGATCTAAGTGATGATGAAAAGAAGCGTATACTAATGAATCACAGTGAGAAGCTAGCTTTGGCATATGGGCTGCTCAGTTCAGATGCAGGTTGCACCATTAAGATCATGAAGAACCTAAGAATATGTGAAGATTGCCATGCATTCATGTGTAGTGCATCCCAAGTCATGGGGAGGGAGATTGTTGTCAGGGATAACATGAGATTTCACCACTTTAGTGATGGGGCATGCTCTTGTGGTAACTATTGGTGA
- the LOC115950181 gene encoding uncharacterized protein LOC115950181: MGYSRLRKLLFDNSDEDEIMRQVLKGSTSQRKRRRHIEHDRLVETYEPYFIQKRDNAQRLGLSSFQKITTALRMLAYGVAVDFMDEYVRIGESTTIESLKKFVKAMVDIFSKEYLRSPNNKDIARLLVNGERRGFPRMLGSIDCMHWKWKNCPTAWKVASFDLWIWHAFFGLLGSNNDINVLERSLIFSELEQGRANAINYLINGHEYTMGYYLADGIYPKWSTFVKTIPSPREHKRKLFAKVQEANRKDVERAFGVLQARFTIVRGLARFFYSEILQDIMKACVILHNMIIEDERDVNETEEVDYEQIDDNPTIQLSREHTNEFTEFIETHQCIQDREIHDQLQLDLIEHLWQLQGEL, encoded by the exons ATGGGTTACTCTAGGCTTCGCAAATTGCTTTTTGACAACTCAGACGAGGATGAGATAATGAGGCAAGTTCTTAAGGGTTCAACATCACAACGTAAACGTCGTCGGCATATTGAACATGATCGTTTG GTAGAAACTTATGAACcttactttatccaaaaaagagataatgcCCAAAGGCTCGGTTTATCTTCTTTTCAAAAGATAACAACTGCACTTAGGATGCTTGCGTATGGAGTGGCAGTTGATTTTATGGATGAGTATGTGCGGATTGGAGAGTCCACTACAatagaaagtttgaaaaaatttgttaaagcgATGGTTGATATTTTCTCCAAGGAATACTTGAGGTCTCCAAACAACAAAGACATTGCTAGACTTTTAGTCAATGGGGAAAGACGTGGATTTCCAAGGATGCTAGGGAGCATTGATTGCATGCAttggaaatggaaaaattgTCCGACTGCATGGAAAG TGGCATCATTTGATCTTTGGATATGGCATGCATTTTTTGGGTTACTTGGGTCAAATAATGACATTAATGTATTAGAACGGTCTCTTATATTTTCTGAGCTCGAACAAGGACGTGCTAATGCAATTAATTACTTAATCAATGGTCATGAGTATACAATGGGATACTACCTTGCCGATGGCATATATCCGAAGTGGTCAACATTTGTTAAAACGATTCCATCTCCACGagaacataaaagaaaattatttgcaaaagtTCAAGAGGCGAATAGAAAGGATGTAGAGCGTGCATTTGGAGTGCTTCAAGCAAGATTCACAATTGTGCGTGGACTTGCAAGATTTTTCTATAGTGAAATACTCCAAGACATCATGAAAGCATGCGTAATTCTTCATAACATGATCATTGAGGATGAGCGAGATGTAAATGAAACGGAGGAAGTAGATTATGAGCAAATTGATGACAATCCTACTATACAACTATCACGGGAGCACACAAATGAATTTACGGAGTTCATTGAAACCCATCAATGTATTCAAGACCGTGAAATTCATGATCAACTCCAATTAGACCTCATTGAGCATTTATGGCAATTACAAGGGGAGTTGTAG
- the LOC115950182 gene encoding glutathione S-transferase T3-like: MDDSDFLAPFLSGSQNTSMPIQESFLEVEIVTPNPTKRGGNFSVDEDNLLVSTWLNISMDAVQGTDQRVEKFWEKIWQYFCENNTYRTTRSASSLQSRWGNINKETSRFARFMAKIEARNKSGGTDEDKLKDAKDLYKVSPTPTTGKKIAFAFEHCWVVLKNQPKWSMPKERSKGLPQTPSSIDQVGSNDDDTLEVERPIGRKAEKAKRKRTDGDKGFDDYLAKKLEYLQESHEQDREALRIKVDRVRVDAQRANIEKERLRLETIREAQRVDIEKERIRLETIGRREE; encoded by the exons ATGGATGATAGTGATTTTCTGGCACCATTTTTAAGTGGGTCTCAAAATACTTCAATGCCCATCCAAGAGTCTTTTCTGGAAGTTGAAATTGTCACCCCTAATCCAACAAAACGCGGTGGCAACTTTAGTGTAGATGAGGACAACCTCCTCGTCTCTACATGGCTTAACATTAGCATGGATGCCGTGCAAGGTACTGACCAAAGggttgaaaaattttgggagaAAATTTGGCAATACTTTTGCGAGAACAATACTTACAGAACCACACGTTCTGCTTCCTCCCTCCAAAGTCGATGGGGAAATATTAATAAGGAGACAAGTAGGTTTGCTAGGTTCATGGCTAAAATTGAAGCCCGAAATAAAAGTGGTGGGACTGACGAGGACAAG ttGAAAGATGCAAAGGATCTATATAAAGTTTCACCAACTCCAACAACCGGCAAAAAAATAGCTTTTGCATTTGAACATTGTTGGGTTGTGTTGAAGAACCAACCAAAGTGGAGTATGCCTAAGGAAAGATCAAAAGGGCTCCCTCAAACTCCTAGTTCAATTGATCAAGTTGGTAGTAATGATGATGACACACTGGAGGTAGAGAGACCAATTGGCAGAAAAGCCGAAAAGGCTAAGAGAAAGAGAACAGATGGTGATAAGGGTTTTGATGATTATTTGGCGAAAAAATTGGAATATCTTCAAGAATCACATGAACAAGACAGAGAGGCTCTTCGCATCAAAGTGGATAGGGTTCGAGTGGATGCGCAAAGAGCTAATATTGAAAAGGAAAGGCTTCGTCTTGAAACTATTAGGGAGGCGCAAAGAGTTGatattgaaaaggaaagaattCGTCTTGAAACCATTGGGAGGAGGGAAGAATAA